One Longimicrobium sp. genomic window carries:
- the yajC gene encoding preprotein translocase subunit YajC, with translation MPFLILAQTAPTSQSPLVSFLPIVAMLAIFYFILFVPQKRQMKQHQALLASLTKGDQVVTAGGLIGEVMAIKADQVTLRTGTSTVVVEKARIQRKATPPAEAK, from the coding sequence ATGCCCTTCCTGATCCTGGCCCAGACGGCCCCGACGTCCCAGAGCCCGCTCGTGAGTTTCCTGCCCATCGTGGCGATGCTCGCGATCTTTTACTTCATCCTCTTCGTCCCGCAGAAGCGGCAGATGAAGCAGCACCAGGCGCTGCTGGCGTCGCTTACAAAAGGCGATCAGGTGGTGACCGCGGGGGGGCTGATCGGCGAGGTGATGGCGATCAAGGCCGACCAGGTGACGCTGCGGACCGGCACTTCGACGGTGGTGGTGGAAAAGGCGCGCATCCAGCGCAAGGCCACCCCCCCGGCCGAAGCCAAGTAG
- a CDS encoding PASTA domain-containing protein, whose protein sequence is MSAPVKPPRAPRRWVPAIPQRVSGPFTEGNLLRWVIGAGLGAFALGYLVITLLFFPGFGRSAIVTVPDLRGQPLREAERTLDRLGLELGRGGTLANPRIRAGAVLVQSPLPGQEVTRGAEIRVVLSAGPERHPVPPIAGLTLREARTLLERFGFSVKVQRMVADREEGTFLGMRPRAGTVAVVPSVVTITLSAGPPKFPVPSVVTLPLGEAETRLRAAGFRLGNVSYDPASAEALGGVASQRPAPGDSLRRGGAVNVTVSGTDPNPPPPVVEEPVVPDSTAAPAPEEPQAPPPQEFPPAPPPAKR, encoded by the coding sequence GTGAGCGCCCCCGTGAAGCCGCCGCGCGCGCCGCGCCGCTGGGTGCCCGCCATCCCCCAGCGCGTATCGGGACCTTTCACCGAGGGGAACCTGCTGCGCTGGGTGATCGGCGCGGGACTGGGCGCTTTTGCGCTCGGCTACCTGGTCATCACGCTCCTCTTCTTCCCCGGCTTCGGCCGCTCGGCCATCGTCACCGTCCCCGACCTGCGCGGGCAGCCGCTGCGCGAGGCGGAGCGGACGCTGGACCGGCTGGGGCTGGAGCTGGGCCGCGGCGGCACGCTCGCCAACCCGCGTATCCGCGCCGGCGCCGTGCTGGTGCAGAGCCCGCTTCCCGGCCAGGAGGTCACCCGCGGCGCCGAGATCCGCGTGGTGCTGAGCGCAGGCCCGGAGCGGCACCCGGTGCCTCCCATCGCCGGCCTCACCCTGCGCGAGGCCCGCACGCTGCTGGAGCGCTTCGGCTTCTCGGTAAAGGTGCAGCGCATGGTAGCCGACCGCGAAGAGGGAACGTTCCTGGGGATGCGGCCGCGCGCGGGCACCGTGGCGGTGGTGCCCAGCGTCGTGACCATCACCCTGAGCGCCGGCCCGCCGAAGTTCCCAGTCCCCAGCGTCGTCACCCTGCCGCTCGGCGAGGCGGAGACGCGGCTGCGCGCGGCCGGCTTCCGCCTGGGGAACGTGTCGTACGATCCGGCCTCGGCCGAGGCGCTGGGCGGGGTCGCGTCGCAGCGCCCCGCGCCGGGCGACTCCCTGCGGCGCGGCGGCGCGGTGAACGTGACGGTCTCCGGCACCGATCCCAACCCGCCGCCGCCCGTGGTGGAGGAGCCCGTCGTGCCCGACTCGACGGCGGCCCCCGCTCCCGAGGAGCCGCAGGCCCCGCCGCCGCAGGAGTTCCCTCCGGCGCCCCCGCCGGCGAAGCGGTGA
- the thiS gene encoding sulfur carrier protein ThiS: MTTITAVSIQVNGDEREVPAGLHVAALLEHLDLHPRMVVVERNGDILRREALDATPVEPGDRFELVHFVGGG, translated from the coding sequence ATGACGACGATTACGGCGGTTTCCATCCAGGTCAACGGCGACGAGCGCGAGGTCCCCGCGGGGCTCCACGTGGCCGCGCTGCTGGAGCACCTGGATCTCCACCCGCGCATGGTGGTGGTGGAGCGCAACGGCGATATCCTGCGCCGCGAAGCGCTGGACGCGACGCCGGTGGAGCCCGGCGACCGCTTCGAGCTGGTACACTTCGTCGGCGGGGGCTGA
- the tgt gene encoding tRNA guanosine(34) transglycosylase Tgt has translation MQEAGALFEFEIEAREGAARAGTLRLPHGEVRTPVFMPVGTQATVKTLTPEETEALGAQIILGNTYHLYLRPGHDTVRELGGLHRFQGWKKPILTDSGGFQVFSLSDISTIEEEGVTFQSHIDGSRHLFTPERVMEIERALGADIIMAFDQCPPGQSSRELATVAYERTLRWLDRCRTRFAQLPFEDPEGPVQTLFPIVQGGVHPDLRVASARGTLAAGDWDGIAIGGLSVGEPKPAMHAMLEALHPELPERLPRYLMGVGYPDDLLEAIARGVDMFDCVAPTRNGRNGAVWIAAEGQVNIKGQRFRLDAGPLDPECDCYTCRTYTRAYLRHLFVAGEALSMRLLSIHNLRFLVRLAEQSRDAIAAGTFGGWSRAWLDRFHEGKKKS, from the coding sequence GTGCAGGAGGCGGGAGCGCTGTTCGAGTTCGAGATCGAAGCCAGGGAGGGCGCCGCCCGCGCGGGCACCCTGCGCCTGCCGCACGGCGAGGTGCGCACCCCCGTGTTCATGCCGGTGGGCACGCAGGCCACGGTGAAGACGCTGACCCCCGAGGAGACCGAGGCGCTCGGCGCGCAGATCATCCTGGGGAACACGTACCACCTGTACCTGCGCCCCGGCCACGACACCGTGCGCGAGCTGGGCGGCCTGCACCGCTTCCAGGGGTGGAAAAAGCCGATCCTCACCGACTCGGGCGGCTTCCAGGTGTTCTCCCTCTCCGACATCAGCACGATCGAGGAGGAGGGGGTCACCTTCCAGAGCCACATCGACGGCTCGCGCCACCTCTTCACCCCGGAGCGGGTGATGGAAATCGAGCGGGCGCTGGGGGCCGACATCATCATGGCCTTCGACCAGTGCCCGCCCGGGCAGAGCAGCCGCGAGCTTGCCACCGTGGCCTACGAGCGCACGCTGCGCTGGCTGGACCGCTGCCGCACCCGCTTCGCGCAGCTGCCGTTCGAGGACCCCGAGGGGCCGGTGCAGACGCTCTTCCCCATCGTGCAGGGCGGCGTGCACCCGGACCTGCGCGTGGCCAGCGCGCGCGGCACGCTGGCGGCGGGGGATTGGGACGGGATCGCCATCGGCGGGCTGTCGGTGGGGGAGCCGAAGCCGGCGATGCACGCGATGCTGGAGGCGCTCCACCCCGAGCTACCCGAGCGGCTCCCGCGCTACCTGATGGGCGTCGGCTATCCCGACGACCTGCTGGAGGCGATCGCGCGGGGGGTGGACATGTTCGACTGCGTGGCACCCACGCGGAACGGGCGCAACGGGGCCGTGTGGATCGCGGCGGAGGGGCAGGTGAACATCAAGGGGCAGCGCTTTCGCCTGGACGCGGGGCCGCTGGACCCCGAATGCGACTGCTACACCTGCCGCACCTACACGCGCGCCTACCTGCGCCACCTCTTCGTGGCCGGCGAGGCGCTGAGCATGCGGCTCCTCTCCATCCACAACCTGCGCTTCCTGGTGCGCCTGGCGGAGCAGTCCCGGGATGCGATTGCCGCGGGGACGTTCGGGGGGTGGAGCAGGGCGTGGCTGGATCGGTTTCACGAGGGGAAAAAGAAGTCCTGA
- a CDS encoding TlpA disulfide reductase family protein has translation MSESRKQWIVVGAVLALLAALVGVGWANRGSFLPLDVGSEAPGFRAADLQGRPVALADLRGQVVLLNIWATWCGPCRDEMPSLQRLHQQLGPEGLQVIAVSVDAAPGKRDAGGNPGGDVAAFGKQYGLTFALWREPTGSIQRAYRTTGIPESFVIGRDGSIRKKVIGATEWDDQANVDLIRRLLKQ, from the coding sequence ATGTCCGAATCGCGGAAGCAGTGGATCGTCGTGGGCGCGGTGCTGGCCCTCCTCGCGGCGCTGGTGGGCGTGGGCTGGGCCAACCGCGGCTCGTTCCTCCCGCTGGACGTGGGGAGCGAGGCCCCGGGCTTCCGCGCCGCCGACCTGCAGGGGCGCCCCGTCGCCCTGGCCGATCTGCGCGGCCAGGTAGTGCTCCTCAACATCTGGGCGACGTGGTGCGGCCCCTGCCGCGACGAGATGCCCTCGCTCCAGCGCCTTCACCAGCAGCTCGGGCCGGAGGGGCTGCAGGTGATCGCCGTGAGCGTGGACGCCGCGCCCGGGAAGCGGGACGCGGGCGGCAACCCGGGGGGCGACGTGGCGGCGTTCGGGAAGCAATACGGGCTCACCTTCGCCCTCTGGCGCGAGCCCACGGGGAGCATCCAGCGCGCCTACCGCACCACCGGCATCCCCGAATCCTTTGTGATCGGCCGCGACGGCAGCATCCGCAAAAAGGTCATCGGCGCCACCGAATGGGACGATCAGGCGAACGTGGATCTGATCCGCAGGCTGCTGAAGCAGTGA
- the fmt gene encoding methionyl-tRNA formyltransferase, which produces MRILFWGTPEFAVTPLRAIADEGHDVVGVVTQPDRPAGRGRGLATSAVKREAIEMGVPVLQPERARGDEFMAQMKSLDPELSVVVAYGQILKPEVLELPPLGSINIHASLLPELRGAAPIQWAVARGYQTTGVTIMRMEAGLDSGPMIIKVEEEILADDSASELAERLSAVGAEAVVEALALMESGQAREEVQDHSRATFAPKIDRETARIDWTLSADRVSLHIRAMDEVPGAWTPHGARGAVKLFRPRASGGSGEPGTVMAVGEDGVLVACGEGAVLVREVQPPGKRRMAAGEWVRGRGVSVDDRFGAEG; this is translated from the coding sequence GTGAGGATTCTCTTCTGGGGGACGCCCGAGTTCGCCGTGACCCCACTGCGTGCAATCGCGGACGAGGGGCACGACGTCGTGGGCGTCGTCACCCAGCCGGACCGCCCTGCGGGGCGGGGAAGGGGGCTCGCCACCAGCGCCGTCAAGCGCGAGGCGATCGAGATGGGCGTCCCCGTCCTCCAGCCGGAGCGCGCGCGCGGCGACGAGTTCATGGCGCAGATGAAGTCGCTCGACCCGGAGCTCTCCGTCGTCGTGGCGTACGGGCAGATCCTGAAGCCCGAGGTGCTGGAGCTGCCGCCGCTGGGCTCCATCAACATCCACGCGTCCCTCCTCCCCGAGCTGCGCGGCGCGGCGCCCATCCAGTGGGCGGTCGCCCGCGGCTACCAAACGACCGGCGTCACCATCATGCGCATGGAGGCGGGGCTCGACTCCGGTCCCATGATCATCAAGGTGGAGGAGGAGATCCTGGCCGACGACTCCGCGAGCGAGCTGGCCGAGCGGCTGTCCGCCGTGGGCGCGGAGGCGGTGGTTGAGGCGCTGGCGCTGATGGAGAGCGGGCAGGCCCGCGAGGAGGTGCAGGACCACTCGCGCGCCACCTTTGCTCCCAAGATCGACCGCGAGACGGCACGGATCGACTGGACGCTCTCCGCCGACCGCGTGTCGCTGCACATCCGCGCGATGGACGAGGTGCCGGGCGCGTGGACCCCGCACGGCGCGCGCGGTGCGGTGAAGCTCTTTCGCCCGCGCGCCAGCGGCGGCAGCGGCGAGCCGGGAACGGTGATGGCGGTGGGCGAGGATGGCGTGCTCGTCGCCTGTGGGGAGGGCGCCGTCCTCGTGCGCGAGGTGCAGCCGCCGGGGAAGCGGCGCATGGCCGCCGGCGAGTGGGTGCGCGGGCGCGGTGTGTCGGTGGATGACCGCTTCGGCGCTGAGGGCTGA
- the def gene encoding peptide deformylase codes for MAILKIETLGAEVLRRRADEIEFSGEDPELDRLIEDMFETMYDAHGIGLAAPQVGISRRLIVVHVNEEGEEPFALLNPRVLETGKAKEKGEEGCLSIPNISAAVERPATVVVEGVDAKGNAVRIEADGMLARCLQHEIDHLDGVLFLDRLSPLKRNMLVKKYRKQES; via the coding sequence ATGGCGATTCTGAAGATCGAGACGCTCGGCGCCGAGGTCCTGCGCCGCCGCGCCGACGAGATCGAGTTCAGCGGCGAGGACCCCGAGCTGGACCGCCTCATCGAGGACATGTTCGAGACGATGTACGACGCGCACGGCATCGGCCTCGCCGCGCCGCAGGTGGGGATCTCCCGCCGGCTCATCGTCGTGCACGTCAACGAGGAGGGGGAGGAGCCGTTCGCCCTCCTCAACCCGCGCGTCCTTGAGACCGGGAAGGCAAAGGAGAAGGGGGAGGAGGGGTGCCTCAGCATCCCCAACATCTCCGCCGCGGTGGAGCGGCCGGCGACCGTGGTCGTGGAAGGGGTGGACGCCAAGGGCAATGCGGTGCGCATCGAGGCGGATGGGATGCTCGCGCGCTGCCTGCAGCACGAGATCGACCACCTGGACGGCGTCCTCTTCCTGGACCGGCTGTCGCCGCTGAAGCGCAACATGCTGGTCAAGAAGTACCGCAAGCAGGAATCGTGA
- the rsmB gene encoding 16S rRNA (cytosine(967)-C(5))-methyltransferase RsmB, translated as MKGRATPTRHAALETLRRVSTGDLADRALEHATRELEPRDRAWTQELVYGTFRMRGRLDHVLDGLVRDGVAKLEEEVLDVLRLGAYQLLEMGSVPPYAAVSESVELARDAGASRAAGLVNGVLQNLHRRRDQLRFPDFERDPAAHLATAGSHPRWLLDRWIARWGAEDVRALVEANNARPELYLRPLGVARDEAAERLAAAGIAAEPVDFSPDSLRIPPPGTAADALAAVPAVVQDPAAALVVRYAAAPEGATVLDLCAAPGGKALGLAEPGARVAAADLSRRRMRRVVENAERIGWRDRVAAVVADARMPPFRPVDVVLLDAPCTGTGTFRRHPDGRWRIAPHDLEALTELQDQLLRAAAEVVRPGGVLVYSTCSLEREENEDRMERFLAEHPDWSMSPAPGAVDGALLDERGRLCVLPQRQGVDGAFAARMRRNA; from the coding sequence ATGAAGGGGCGGGCGACCCCCACCCGGCACGCGGCGCTGGAGACGCTGCGCCGCGTGAGCACCGGCGACCTGGCCGACCGGGCGCTCGAGCACGCCACGCGCGAGTTGGAGCCGCGCGACCGCGCCTGGACGCAGGAGCTGGTGTACGGCACCTTTCGTATGCGCGGCCGGCTGGACCACGTGCTGGACGGGCTGGTGCGCGACGGGGTGGCGAAGCTGGAGGAGGAGGTGCTGGACGTGCTGCGCCTGGGCGCGTACCAGCTCCTGGAGATGGGGAGCGTCCCCCCGTACGCCGCCGTCAGCGAGTCGGTGGAGCTGGCGCGCGACGCGGGCGCATCGCGGGCGGCGGGGCTGGTGAACGGCGTCCTCCAGAACCTGCACCGCCGGCGCGACCAGCTCCGCTTCCCGGACTTCGAGCGCGACCCCGCGGCGCACCTGGCCACGGCGGGCTCGCATCCGCGCTGGCTGCTCGACCGGTGGATTGCCCGCTGGGGCGCCGAGGACGTCCGCGCTCTCGTCGAGGCGAACAACGCTCGCCCCGAGCTCTACCTGCGTCCGCTGGGCGTGGCGCGCGACGAGGCGGCGGAGCGGCTGGCGGCCGCCGGGATTGCGGCGGAGCCGGTGGATTTCTCGCCCGACTCGCTGCGGATTCCGCCCCCCGGCACCGCCGCCGATGCGCTGGCGGCCGTCCCCGCGGTGGTGCAGGACCCCGCGGCCGCGCTGGTGGTGCGCTACGCCGCCGCTCCCGAAGGCGCCACGGTGCTGGACCTGTGCGCGGCGCCGGGCGGCAAGGCGCTGGGGCTGGCCGAGCCGGGCGCCCGCGTGGCCGCCGCCGACCTGTCGCGCCGCCGCATGCGGCGCGTGGTGGAGAACGCTGAGCGCATCGGGTGGCGGGACCGGGTTGCCGCCGTGGTGGCGGACGCGCGCATGCCTCCCTTCCGCCCCGTGGACGTGGTGCTGCTGGATGCGCCCTGCACGGGAACCGGCACCTTTCGCCGGCACCCGGACGGGCGCTGGCGCATCGCCCCGCACGACCTGGAAGCACTCACCGAGTTGCAGGACCAGCTCCTGCGCGCGGCGGCGGAGGTGGTCCGCCCCGGCGGGGTGCTGGTGTACTCCACCTGTTCGCTCGAGCGCGAGGAGAACGAAGACCGGATGGAGCGTTTTCTGGCCGAGCACCCGGATTGGTCGATGAGCCCCGCCCCCGGCGCGGTGGACGGCGCGCTGCTGGACGAGCGCGGGCGCCTCTGCGTCCTGCCGCAGCGGCAGGGAGTGGACGGCGCCTTTGCCGCGCGCATGCGGAGGAACGCGTGA
- a CDS encoding DUF4276 family protein: MRSLVTFVEGEGDEAAVPILLNRILHKLGRYDLNANRTIRVHSVANFVNRLDDFLRYVAQDPNCAGALVLLDLDDGCPRAAAHELAERLRTYNAAFPIAVVFAHREYEAWFLASMWSLSLNAGIGEQRLDYPGDPEAPRDAKGWISSQMGAGRAYKERINQPQFTHRMSLRRAYKRSRSFRRLCAAVLELVQLADRGERGLVTPAAERTVPDKR, from the coding sequence ATGCGATCACTCGTCACGTTCGTGGAGGGTGAGGGTGATGAGGCGGCCGTGCCGATCCTGCTGAACCGAATTCTGCACAAGCTTGGTCGCTACGATCTGAACGCCAACCGCACGATCCGGGTCCATTCGGTAGCCAACTTCGTCAACCGTTTGGACGACTTTCTGAGGTATGTCGCTCAGGACCCGAACTGCGCCGGCGCACTCGTACTCCTCGACCTAGACGACGGGTGTCCTCGCGCCGCTGCACACGAGCTTGCCGAGCGCCTGCGCACCTACAATGCTGCGTTCCCAATTGCTGTGGTATTTGCGCACCGAGAGTACGAAGCCTGGTTCCTTGCGAGCATGTGGTCGCTCTCGCTGAACGCCGGGATCGGTGAGCAACGCCTAGATTATCCCGGTGATCCGGAAGCTCCAAGAGATGCGAAAGGTTGGATAAGCAGCCAGATGGGCGCTGGGCGCGCGTACAAGGAGCGCATCAACCAGCCACAGTTCACCCATAGGATGAGCCTGCGCCGAGCATACAAACGCTCGCGCTCCTTCCGCCGGCTGTGTGCGGCGGTGCTTGAACTAGTTCAACTAGCCGATCGCGGCGAGCGCGGACTCGTCACACCTGCTGCCGAGCGAACGGTGCCTGATAAGAGATGA
- a CDS encoding SPFH domain-containing protein — MSTTGVPRTGAPSPVRTPNAIKRGIIGAAAFVSLLIVGIMLSTAFTRVDSTEHCVLTRYGSVLKRKMPTGLNFTPLSEPTCFNMTQHNFPDNSEGKEVIQATTADPVTVEGDVAVTWSYNHGSIYQVFLDKRTPEAAETEVMNALREGYRNALNAWTVNRIFSAQRAQLSEDVRRQIQAKLGNRATIHQVFVRDIRIPPAIEQARIAAAQQAQVLDKAQKQFTIDSVEARGRVMRAEADARAKELEARSYAANPALIQLESAKAMSQGLSQACRGVQTCVIGGSVMDTWKSGP; from the coding sequence ATGAGCACCACTGGCGTTCCTCGCACGGGCGCACCCTCTCCCGTCCGCACCCCGAATGCGATCAAGCGCGGCATCATCGGCGCCGCGGCGTTCGTCTCGCTGCTGATCGTCGGCATCATGTTGAGCACGGCATTCACCCGTGTGGACTCGACGGAGCACTGCGTGCTGACCCGCTATGGCTCCGTGCTCAAGCGGAAGATGCCGACCGGGCTCAACTTCACGCCGCTCTCCGAGCCGACGTGCTTCAACATGACGCAGCACAACTTTCCGGACAACTCCGAGGGCAAGGAGGTCATCCAGGCCACCACCGCGGACCCGGTAACGGTGGAGGGAGACGTGGCGGTGACGTGGAGCTACAATCACGGTTCCATCTACCAGGTCTTCCTGGACAAGCGCACCCCCGAGGCAGCCGAGACCGAGGTGATGAACGCGCTGCGTGAAGGCTACCGCAACGCGCTCAATGCCTGGACGGTGAACCGCATCTTCTCCGCCCAGAGGGCGCAGCTGTCGGAGGACGTCCGGCGCCAGATCCAGGCGAAGCTCGGGAACCGGGCCACCATCCACCAGGTGTTCGTCCGCGACATCCGCATCCCACCCGCGATCGAACAGGCCCGCATCGCGGCCGCGCAGCAGGCGCAGGTGCTCGACAAGGCGCAGAAGCAGTTCACGATCGATTCCGTGGAAGCCCGCGGGCGCGTGATGCGGGCTGAGGCCGACGCTCGCGCCAAGGAGCTCGAGGCCCGCTCCTACGCCGCCAACCCCGCACTAATTCAGCTGGAGAGCGCGAAGGCTATGAGCCAGGGGCTTTCCCAGGCGTGCCGCGGAGTGCAGACGTGCGTGATCGGCGGCAGCGTCATGGACACGTGGAAGAGCGGCCCGTGA
- a CDS encoding thiamine phosphate synthase, with product MTASALRAELPPLHVVTDDATAARPDFLRAAAEVVAEGGPLIALHLRAPSANGLAVYRWAEALRTLTRDAGALLLVNDRVDVALAVDADGVQLGRRGLPAADARGLAGAERLVGVSVHTSAEVDEAREGGADFVLVGNVYATESHPGRAGIGVRALASFVGLPRIAIGGVTPEGVAELKEAGVQGVAAIRGVWDAPSPARAVRSYLKEWKG from the coding sequence ATGACCGCTTCGGCGCTGAGGGCTGAGCTTCCGCCCCTCCACGTCGTCACCGACGACGCCACGGCCGCGCGCCCGGACTTCCTCCGCGCCGCCGCCGAGGTGGTGGCCGAGGGAGGGCCGCTGATCGCGCTCCACCTGCGCGCGCCGTCCGCGAACGGGCTTGCGGTGTACAGGTGGGCGGAGGCGCTCCGCACGCTGACCCGCGATGCCGGCGCCCTGCTCCTGGTGAACGACCGCGTGGACGTGGCGCTCGCGGTGGATGCGGATGGCGTGCAGCTCGGGCGGCGCGGCCTCCCCGCGGCGGATGCGCGGGGGCTGGCGGGTGCGGAGCGGCTGGTAGGCGTCTCCGTGCACACATCCGCCGAGGTGGACGAGGCGCGGGAGGGTGGGGCGGATTTCGTGCTGGTCGGCAACGTTTACGCGACCGAGTCCCATCCGGGGCGCGCCGGGATCGGGGTACGGGCGCTGGCGTCCTTCGTCGGCCTCCCGCGCATCGCCATCGGCGGGGTGACGCCGGAGGGGGTGGCGGAGCTCAAGGAGGCGGGGGTGCAGGGCGTCGCGGCGATCCGCGGCGTGTGGGACGCGCCGAGCCCGGCACGGGCGGTGCGCAGCTATCTGAAGGAGTGGAAGGGATGA
- a CDS encoding thiazole synthase — translation MATAMLDVQTLDEPLVIAGRPLRSRLLVGTGKYRSNDEMVQAIEASGAEVVTVAVRRVDLDRTKEEGVLFHLDPERFLLLPNTAGCYTAEDAVRYARLARAAGFTDWVKLEVIGDQETLLPDADATIRAARELVADGFKVLAYTNDDLITALRLEDAGCAAVMPLASPIGSGLGLVNPYNIRTIKARLQVPVIVDAGVGTASDAAVTMEQGVDGILMNTALAEAQEPVRMARAMALATEAGRLAFLAGRMPRRERAVPSSPRKGMLD, via the coding sequence ATGGCGACCGCAATGCTGGACGTGCAGACGCTGGACGAGCCGCTCGTGATCGCGGGCCGCCCGCTCCGCTCCCGCCTCCTGGTGGGGACGGGGAAGTACCGCAGCAACGACGAGATGGTGCAGGCCATCGAGGCATCCGGCGCCGAGGTGGTGACCGTCGCCGTGCGCCGCGTGGACCTGGACCGCACAAAGGAGGAGGGCGTCCTCTTCCACCTGGACCCGGAGCGCTTCCTCCTCCTCCCGAACACCGCCGGCTGCTACACGGCGGAGGACGCGGTGCGCTACGCCCGCCTCGCCCGCGCCGCCGGCTTCACCGACTGGGTGAAGCTGGAGGTGATCGGCGACCAGGAGACGCTCCTCCCGGATGCGGACGCGACGATCCGCGCCGCGCGCGAGCTGGTGGCGGACGGCTTCAAGGTCCTGGCGTATACCAACGACGACCTGATCACCGCGCTCCGCCTGGAGGATGCAGGCTGCGCGGCGGTGATGCCGCTGGCGTCGCCCATCGGCAGCGGGCTGGGGCTCGTGAATCCGTACAACATCCGCACCATCAAGGCGCGCCTGCAGGTGCCGGTGATCGTGGACGCGGGCGTGGGCACCGCATCGGACGCGGCGGTGACGATGGAGCAGGGCGTGGACGGCATCCTGATGAACACCGCGCTGGCGGAGGCGCAGGAGCCGGTGCGCATGGCGCGCGCGATGGCGCTGGCCACCGAGGCGGGGCGCCTGGCGTTCCTGGCCGGCCGCATGCCGCGCCGCGAGCGCGCGGTGCCGTCGTCGCCGCGCAAGGGGATGCTCGACTGA
- a CDS encoding AAA family ATPase, translating to MSRKPRAIITRLRASNFRSIEWIDLKLGPLNVLVGQNGVGKSNIIDALRFIRDCLTKGVDQALLDRGGMGAVQRFGSQSPDSDILLEVECTFGRYEVLYGFTLAPNPRTEYKILEEHLQVRSTESGAVIGVLHLVNGQWIGDAISNELQLRSYPDTELHMLRTWWLYMGLLPADPEWAVRATFGLVADMSFYNISPESLRTPQQIVSESPFDEKGRNLAAVLRSVKRGEGPELNDIEGALARLVDGLRSYDIHNVGSYLVTRLHYEFPDVTTAADQARVTRLASDLAQESDGTLRILSILAALYQKPSRGLVVIEEPEINIHPGALGVIADLLQEARLRSQILVTTHNPDLIGQFMPDVLRVVEKSDGVTHVGPVAQDQQEAIREMLFSTAEIMKMEGLRREAAGV from the coding sequence ATGTCGAGGAAACCGCGAGCCATCATTACACGCCTGCGCGCCTCCAACTTCCGCAGCATCGAGTGGATCGACCTCAAACTCGGGCCACTAAATGTTCTCGTAGGGCAGAACGGTGTGGGGAAGAGCAACATCATCGACGCGCTACGGTTCATCCGGGACTGCCTGACCAAAGGCGTCGATCAGGCATTGCTGGATCGCGGGGGAATGGGGGCAGTACAGCGCTTCGGGTCGCAGTCCCCCGATTCCGACATCTTGCTCGAAGTGGAGTGTACCTTCGGCCGGTACGAGGTCCTGTACGGATTTACGCTTGCACCGAACCCTCGCACTGAGTACAAGATCCTCGAGGAGCACCTCCAGGTGCGGAGCACGGAGTCGGGCGCGGTGATAGGCGTTCTCCACTTGGTCAATGGCCAGTGGATTGGAGATGCAATCTCCAACGAACTTCAGCTGCGCTCGTACCCCGATACCGAGCTCCACATGCTACGGACATGGTGGCTGTATATGGGGTTGCTCCCTGCCGATCCGGAGTGGGCGGTCAGGGCTACGTTCGGGCTTGTCGCCGACATGTCGTTCTACAACATCAGCCCCGAGAGCCTTCGCACTCCCCAACAAATCGTATCGGAGTCGCCATTCGACGAGAAGGGGCGGAATCTCGCGGCGGTTCTACGCTCCGTTAAGAGGGGCGAAGGCCCGGAGTTGAACGACATTGAAGGCGCACTCGCCCGTCTCGTTGATGGACTCCGGTCGTATGATATACACAATGTTGGCAGCTACCTCGTGACCAGGCTTCATTACGAGTTTCCAGACGTCACTACCGCAGCTGATCAGGCCCGCGTGACCCGGCTGGCGTCGGACCTCGCGCAGGAGTCCGACGGCACACTGAGAATCCTGTCGATCCTCGCCGCGCTTTACCAGAAGCCGTCGCGCGGGCTGGTCGTGATCGAGGAACCTGAGATCAACATCCACCCCGGTGCTCTCGGAGTGATAGCAGACTTGCTGCAGGAGGCTCGCCTTCGCAGCCAGATCCTCGTCACGACCCACAACCCAGATCTCATCGGGCAATTCATGCCGGATGTCCTCCGAGTCGTGGAGAAGAGTGACGGTGTGACGCACGTCGGTCCGGTCGCGCAGGATCAGCAGGAAGCGATTCGGGAGATGCTGTTCTCAACGGCGGAGATCATGAAGATGGAGGGCCTTCGACGCGAGGCGGCGGGAGTCTAG